TCACTTTCTCTTTTGCTAATAAAGTTTGTAAACTCTTCAGGTGCCAGGTTTTTTTCAGCTTCATTTGCCTTATCGTATATATAGTTCTCATTTGGCAATTCAGCTAAAAATTTAGTCATGAGCATGTTTGTTTTACCAGTTTCTGAGTTTGAGAATTTTATAAATTCTGGTTTTTTCCTTTCCTCTAGTATTTTATTGTCAATTAGAATATGAATACTATCTCCAGGTATGCAAAGTATTGAAATTAAATCACCATATTTTAGATAAGATTCCTGCACATATGAAATAGGAAATTTAAATTTAAATGTCCCATCCTCATTTATTTTTTCAACATAATTTTCATTTAATTCGAAAAAATCTCTACGTATAATCTGAATTGTCTGTAAAGATTTGCCTACTTCATAATTCGAAATTGCCCCAGAGATAATTATATTCTTTTCAATTCCGAAATCGGTTTGTCGGTTTGAGCATGCAAAGGATGAAATCAATACGATAATCACTCCTAATAATTGTTTTGTTTTCATACGTTTAGTAGTTTAATGTTGTTTTTGCGATGATGTTCGAAGTTGTGGAGGTCTCCACATGTTAATATCTAATTTTATTATTTTAATAATTCTTCAATTTGCGTTTTAACAGTTCCAATTTGCGGATTTAAATGCAATCCAAAATCGACAATTACCCCTTCTTTATCGATAAGTAAATAATATGGAATGCCCGAAAAACCGAATCTTTTTCTAATCGTCCTCGTGGTTTCAGAATCACAGAATATATGTAATCCTCCAATTTCTAATTCTTTTAGCTTTTCTCTCCATAAATCTTCATTGCTATTAATGCAAATGAAAGCGAATTCTACGTCTTTGTTTTTGAAGTCAGTAATCAATTGTTTTGAATACTGCATGTAGTGAATACATGGAGGACACCATGGAGCCCAAAAATCAACATAAATTACTTTGCCCGGATTCGCCTCAATCAATTCTTTAACTGTGTTTTTTTCATTATCCGAATTAAGCGAAATTCCATTATTCAATTCAATGTTGTTATTCGAATTCAATATTGCATCAGAAAACCGTTTAGGGTTCTTTTTAAATTCATTAACTCTGTCATAATGTTCCTAAAGATTGTTCCTAAGAAATGAATCATATATTTTGGCATTAATCTGGTTACTGCAATAGTCTATCCAATCTGTCTTGTTCGCTTTTAGAGAGAGGTTAAAATAAGTGCGTAAAGAAAATTGAGCCAAATAATTGTTTTCTGTACCCGAAAATAAGTCTTCAATTATTAAATCCACAATGGTGTCCTTATTTGCAACTTTTTGTTGATACTCTTTTTGGCGTTTCATTATTTGATAATTCATATATTGCTCT
The sequence above is a segment of the Candidatus Delongbacteria bacterium genome. Coding sequences within it:
- a CDS encoding TlpA family protein disulfide reductase, encoding MNSNNNIELNNGISLNSDNEKNTVKELIEANPGKVIYVDFWAPWCPPCIHYMQYSKQLITDFKNKDVEFAFICINSNEDLWREKLKELEIGGLHIFCDSETTRTIRKRFGFSGIPYYLLIDKEGVIVDFGLHLNPQIGTVKTQIEELLK